From a region of the Cyclopterus lumpus isolate fCycLum1 chromosome 5, fCycLum1.pri, whole genome shotgun sequence genome:
- the nat8l2 gene encoding probable N-acetyltransferase camello produces MELVIRRYRPSDKDPVLSLYCIGIREHIRPCFRNAMTSPLYLTVTLALCVTGHLLGSVLGAVVLPGAWVGLVYYCCHELFDSFVREKIRTDMQDIPGNYLSRPDDCFWVAEAEVDGTTRILGMVALVTEQSGKERYGELLRMIISPSCRRMGLGLRMAQTVIDFCKERGLSKVVLHTSSTQTAAVSLYEKLGFSHSVSHTNTHTSDWVVTLTMVSILMMEKQL; encoded by the coding sequence ATGGAGCTGGTGATCCGCCGGTACCGTCCCTCAGACAAGGACCCCGTGCTCTCCCTCTACTGCATCGGCATCCGGGAGCACATCCGCCCGTGTTTTCGCAACGCCATGACCAGCCCTCTCTACCTCACCGTCACCCTGGCTCTTTGTGTCACCGGCCACCTGCTGGGCTCCGTGTTGGGGGCCGTGGTGCTACCAGGAGCCTGGGTGGGCCTTGTGTACTACTGCTGTCACGAGCTATTCGACAGCTTTGTCAGGGAGAAAATCCGGACGGACATGCAGGACATCCCCGGGAACTATCTGAGCAGACCGGACGACTGTTTCTGGGTGGCGGAGGCCGAGGTTGACGGGACGACCCGGATCTTGGGTATGGTGGCTTTGGTGACCGAACAAAGTGGGAAAGAGAGGTACGGAGAACTGTTAAGAATGATCATCTCGCCATCGTGCCGTCGGATGGGCCTGGGCCTCCGGATGGCTCAGACTGTGATTGACTTCTGTAAGGAGCGAGGCCTCTCCAAGGTGGTGCTGCATACCAGCTCCACACAGACCGCTGCTGTGTCCCTGTACGAGAAGCTGGGGTTCAGCCACAGCGtctcacacaccaacacacatacTTCTGATTGGGTCGTGACGCTGACAATGGTGTCGATTTTGATGATGGAAAAACAGCTGTAG
- the LOC117731061 gene encoding adenosine receptor A1-like yields MGTTMDVGEVIFTLLEVLIAVSCCLGNALVVLALWTSKSIHKPTFSLIVCLAVADFMVGCVAVPLSVVVDGRVKTSFHGCLFISCVVVLLPLVSVLCLTAIAVDRFLRVHLPLRYKRTVTQRHSRLVVAACWLVPIPLSFSPMLGWYNHETLSKSTNSTIVCQFMAVMPMSYLVYFNFFLCTLTPLLVMTVLYGYIFCTIRGTLREKPGNGPQKESQNYLKKEKQLAGSLSLVLALFALSWLPLHIMNCIVYFGGPEDVPVTAFHVGILLTHANSAVNPVVYAFKIEKIKTAYLNLWRRYIACGEENQESQTSQTTDNNLSNGNMNSVATNL; encoded by the exons ATGGGAACCACGATGGATGTGGGAGAAGTGATCTTCACGTTGTTGGAGGTGCTCATCGCAGTCAGCTGCTGTCTTGGTAATGCGCTGGTTGTTTTGGCGCTGTGGACCAGTAAAAGCATTCACAAGCCCACCTTCAGCCTTATTGTCTGTCTGGCCGTGGCCGACTTCATGGTTGGCTGTGTGGCCGTACCGCTGTCCGTGGTGGTGGACGGGCGAGTGAAGACTTCATTCCACGGCTGTCTCTTCATCAGCTGTGTGGTCGTCCTGTTGCCCCTCGTCTCAGTTTTGTGTCTCACGGCTATCGCAGTGGACCGCTTCCTGCGGGTGCATCTCCCTCTCAG GTACAAAAGGACAGTAACACAGAGACATTCTCGGCTGGTGGTAGCAGCGTGTTGGCTCGTTCCAATACCACTGAGTTTTTCTCCCATGCTTGGATGGTACAACCATGAAACCTTGTCCAAGTCGACCAACTCTACGATTGTCTGCCAGTTTATGGCTGTGATGCCCATGTCATACCTGGTTTACTTCAACTTCTTTCTCTGCACCCTCACACCTCTGTTGGTGATGACCGTGTTGTACGGCTACATCTTCTGCACCATCCGAGGAACGCTTCGAGAGAAACCAGGCAACGGTCCCcagaaagagtctcagaactacctgaagaaagagaaacagctggcagggtctctgtctctggtcttgGCTCTGTTTGCCCTGTCCTGGCTCCCTCTCCACATTATGAACTGCATTGTTTACTTTGGTGGGCCGGAGGATGTACCAGTAACAGCTTTCCATGTCGGCATCCTGCTTACTCATGCTAACTCGGCTGTGAACCCAGTCGTGTATGCGTTTAAAATAGAAAAGATCAAGACAGCGTACCTGAACCTCTGGAGACGGTATATCGCATGTggagaagaaaaccaagaatCTCAGACCAGCCAGACGACAGACAACAATCTTAGTAACGGTAACATGAACAGCGTGGCCACAAATTTGTGA
- the LOC117731194 gene encoding uncharacterized protein LOC117731194, with protein MKPLCVAAVVVLSLTSVCQAASLACEKMLKPVDKGPDIRGIWYLIAISSEECWVSTLFNSVLWPSVEMNITSKDTSKIHSAEFKFKIYGYCHIEREHYLYENNTLSDVNINTDEAEGEPDVLLQSGCPDCIVIKERNNVVFLISRRKTVTDAELKEFESQVACLGWSKPEVTNSDYDYENCLSFDDDGDTSGLSSLILKRLRNTYIEAFKCFMVTLFSQPGTMFALAKETWSDMW; from the exons ATGAAGCCTTTGTGTGTCGCTGCTGTTGTTGTGCTGAGTCTCACCTCAGTGTGCCAGGCTGCGTCGCTGGCTTGTGAGAAGATGCTCAAGCCAGTGGACAAAGGTCCCGAT ATCCGTGGGATTTGGTACTTAATAGCCATTTCCTCGGAAGAGTGTTGGGTTTCAACATTATTTAATTCTGTTCTTTGGCCAAGTGTGGAAATGAACATTACCTCTAAAGACACGTCGAAGATCCATAGTGCCGAATTCAAGTTTAAAAT TTATGGATATTGCCATATTGAAAGAGAACATTATTTATATGAGAACAACACCTTGTCTGATGTCAACATCAACa CAGATGAAGCGGAGGGTGAACCAGATGTGCTGCTGCAGAGTGGCTGTCCTGACTGCATCGTTATAAAGGAGAGGAACAACGTAGTATTCCTCATCA GTAGGAGAAAGACTGTGACTGAtgctgagctgaaggagtttgaGTCCCAGGTGGCGTGTCTCGGCTGGTCCAAGCCAGAAGTCACAAACTCAGATTACG ATTATGAAAACTGCCTGTCATTTGATGACGACGGGGATACTTCTGGATTATCATCCTTGATCTTGAAAAGACTGCGAAACACATATATAGAGGCATTCAAGTGTTTCATGGTGACTCTTTTTTCTCAACCCGGCACCATGTTTGCGTTGGCTAAGGAAACTTGGTCTGATATGTGGTGA